From a single Gemmatimonadota bacterium genomic region:
- a CDS encoding MFS transporter has protein sequence LSWIRSADRQLLLFVLGAVSMGLSMGLGEISFNNFLSDTYHMDAMSRGELEFPRELPGFLVAAFAGILFFWSELKMAALSMALMAVGFLGLGIYGDLYGLMLVSMIIWSIGMHLQMPVTRTIALRLAREGRGATMLGRLSGIQTGAAILGSILLWMGLGDTSFGYLPVFALAALVALGGVYCYLAMRPIEGHTGNRPTFVMRKRYTLFYLLNILFGARKQIFITFGPWVLISIFDKPVSTIASLHLVASVIGMFFAPQLGKLIDRFGERLVLMIDAVLLIGVCVGYGFAAEMGLGAWAIDLIYASFVLDLVLFNVSIARTTYASKIVVKKDDLTATLSLGVTIDHAVSMSIPTLGGLVWVIYGYQHVFIGAAVVAVLTLVATGFITVPRPGTGRVSQAEAAG, from the coding sequence GCTTTCCTGGATCAGATCCGCCGACCGTCAACTCCTCCTCTTCGTGCTTGGCGCGGTCAGCATGGGTCTTTCGATGGGGCTGGGCGAAATCAGCTTCAACAACTTCCTCAGCGACACCTACCACATGGACGCGATGAGCCGCGGCGAACTCGAGTTTCCCCGCGAGCTGCCCGGCTTCCTCGTCGCCGCCTTCGCCGGCATCCTCTTCTTCTGGTCGGAACTGAAGATGGCCGCCCTCTCCATGGCGCTGATGGCCGTGGGGTTCCTGGGGCTTGGCATCTACGGCGATCTGTACGGACTGATGCTCGTTTCCATGATCATCTGGAGCATCGGCATGCACCTGCAGATGCCCGTGACCCGGACGATCGCCCTCCGGCTGGCCCGCGAAGGACGGGGCGCCACCATGCTGGGGCGCCTGAGCGGCATCCAGACCGGCGCCGCCATCCTGGGCAGCATACTGCTCTGGATGGGACTGGGCGACACCTCATTCGGCTACCTGCCCGTTTTCGCCCTGGCCGCGCTGGTGGCTTTGGGGGGTGTCTACTGCTATCTGGCGATGCGCCCCATCGAGGGGCACACGGGCAACCGCCCCACCTTCGTCATGCGGAAGCGCTACACCCTGTTCTACCTGCTGAACATCCTCTTCGGCGCGCGGAAGCAGATTTTCATCACCTTCGGTCCCTGGGTGCTGATCAGCATCTTCGACAAACCGGTATCCACCATCGCCTCGCTTCACCTGGTCGCATCCGTCATCGGCATGTTCTTCGCGCCGCAACTGGGCAAGCTGATCGACCGGTTCGGGGAGCGCCTGGTGCTGATGATTGACGCGGTGCTGCTTATCGGCGTCTGCGTGGGTTACGGGTTCGCCGCGGAAATGGGCTTGGGTGCGTGGGCGATCGATCTCATCTATGCCAGTTTCGTGCTCGACCTGGTCCTGTTCAACGTCAGTATCGCGCGAACCACCTACGCCAGTAAAATCGTCGTCAAAAAGGACGACCTCACCGCGACCCTGTCCCTGGGCGTCACCATCGACCACGCGGTATCCATGTCCATTCCCACCCTGGGCGGGCTGGTGTGGGTCATCTACGGCTACCAGCACGTCTTCATCGGTGCGGCGGTCGTCGCCGTCCTGACCCTGGTGGCCACCGGTTTCATCACGGTGCCCCGTCCGGGTACGGGCCGGGTGAGCCAGGCAGAGGCCGCCGGGTGA
- a CDS encoding glucose 1-dehydrogenase — translation MNLERFSLKDRVAIVTGAGTGIGQGIATAMAESGARVVLAGRTRSRLEGTEETIRGFGGEALVVETDVSDRDGRESLVATTLETWKQIDILVNNAGVNVRTPPEDYREEDWDRVVDTNLKGTFFLTQLAARHMIERKYGKIIQIASLAAITGIPHIPAYTAAKGGIASMTYQLAIDWAPYNININSICPGYIRTPLTRPVEQSERGTYILNRVPAGRWGEPEDIAGTAVFLASPASDFLTGQLIVVDGGWMAGG, via the coding sequence ATGAATCTCGAACGGTTTTCACTCAAAGACAGGGTCGCCATCGTAACCGGCGCGGGAACGGGTATCGGCCAGGGGATCGCGACGGCCATGGCCGAATCGGGCGCCCGGGTCGTCCTTGCGGGCCGGACCCGCTCCAGGCTCGAGGGGACGGAGGAGACCATCAGGGGGTTCGGCGGCGAAGCGCTGGTCGTGGAAACGGATGTCTCGGACCGGGACGGACGGGAATCCCTGGTGGCAACGACCCTGGAAACCTGGAAGCAGATTGATATCCTGGTCAACAACGCGGGAGTGAACGTGCGCACTCCGCCGGAGGACTACCGCGAGGAGGACTGGGACCGGGTCGTGGACACCAACCTGAAGGGCACCTTCTTCCTCACACAGCTTGCGGCCCGGCACATGATCGAGCGCAAATACGGAAAGATCATCCAGATCGCCTCGCTGGCCGCCATCACGGGCATTCCCCATATCCCCGCCTACACCGCCGCAAAGGGCGGTATCGCTTCCATGACCTACCAGCTCGCCATCGACTGGGCCCCGTACAACATCAACATCAATTCCATCTGCCCGGGATACATCCGGACACCGCTGACCCGGCCCGTCGAACAAAGCGAACGGGGAACCTACATCCTGAACCGCGTGCCGGCCGGACGCTGGGGCGAACCGGAAGATATCGCCGGCACTGCCGTGTTCCTGGCCTCTCCGGCCTCGGATTTCCTCACGGGACAATTGATCGTGGTGGACGGCGGCTGGATGGCCGGCGGCTAG
- a CDS encoding DUF4416 family protein produces the protein MGTPAKPDPVKLVCAVMGQDESKLAEGRELLAGRFGAVELAGPAFDFSFSSYYEREMGAGLVKQFLGFGPLVNPEDLAEIKCASNDLEAGLARSDGMPGRGLNIDPGYVNGGQLVLATTKNYSHRIYIGKGIFAEVTLVYTRGEFTPLPWTYRDYRTESALAFFTRVRGAFLDQRGGSKSG, from the coding sequence TTGGGTACTCCCGCAAAACCCGATCCCGTGAAGCTGGTATGCGCCGTCATGGGACAGGACGAATCGAAGCTGGCGGAGGGCCGCGAGCTCCTGGCCGGTCGGTTCGGCGCGGTGGAGCTGGCCGGTCCGGCATTCGACTTTTCCTTCTCATCCTACTATGAGCGGGAAATGGGGGCCGGACTGGTCAAGCAGTTCCTCGGATTCGGGCCGCTCGTGAACCCGGAGGACCTCGCGGAAATCAAGTGCGCGAGCAACGACCTCGAAGCCGGCCTGGCCCGGTCCGACGGCATGCCCGGACGGGGGTTGAACATCGATCCGGGATACGTCAACGGCGGCCAGCTCGTCCTGGCGACCACCAAGAACTACAGCCATCGCATCTATATTGGGAAGGGCATATTCGCCGAGGTGACGCTGGTGTACACCCGGGGCGAGTTCACCCCGTTGCCCTGGACCTATCGGGACTACCGGACCGAATCGGCGCTCGCCTTCTTCACCCGCGTGCGCGGCGCTTTTCTCGACCAGCGGGGAGGTTCGAAGAGCGGATAA
- a CDS encoding bifunctional nuclease family protein — MIRLKVYDVGPPYPLHATPVLWLADEQEEQVLILLIGIAEAFAIKSQIDAGEEAPPRPMTHDLLNSVFDHFEAEIEFVLISELREQQFYIAEIHVKANGQSMTIDSRPTDAIALALRADAPIYVEEEVMRAAGKRMPKSKDENGEDALAASIEELEAEAGEEGKVPAAQVAAEELMESVEFKRQPRTPLETARQKLQAAIDEERYEDAARLRDEINRLEQSA; from the coding sequence ATGATTCGTCTCAAGGTATATGATGTGGGGCCTCCCTATCCCCTGCACGCCACGCCCGTACTCTGGCTGGCCGACGAGCAGGAAGAGCAGGTGCTGATTCTGCTGATCGGCATCGCGGAAGCCTTCGCCATCAAGAGCCAGATCGACGCCGGCGAAGAAGCGCCGCCACGGCCCATGACGCACGATCTGTTGAATTCAGTCTTCGATCATTTCGAAGCCGAGATCGAGTTCGTGCTCATCTCCGAGCTGCGCGAGCAGCAGTTCTACATCGCGGAAATACACGTGAAGGCCAACGGACAGTCCATGACCATCGACTCGAGACCCACGGACGCCATCGCCCTCGCCCTTCGTGCCGATGCCCCGATCTACGTGGAAGAGGAAGTCATGCGTGCGGCCGGCAAGCGCATGCCCAAGAGCAAGGACGAAAACGGCGAGGACGCACTCGCCGCGTCCATCGAGGAGCTGGAAGCCGAAGCGGGTGAAGAAGGCAAGGTTCCCGCGGCGCAGGTGGCCGCCGAGGAGTTGATGGAATCTGTGGAGTTCAAGCGTCAGCCACGCACCCCCCTGGAAACGGCGCGGCAGAAATTACAGGCAGCCATCGATGAGGAGCGGTACGAGGATGCCGCCCGTCTGCGCGACGAGATCAACCGCCTGGAACAAAGCGCCTGA
- a CDS encoding QueT transporter family protein, producing the protein MREAITMWKYTRMVVLVALTAAMYAAVLIPFKLLPIIPGITELRPANVFPVICSLMFGPAGAWGAAFGNLIGDLMGGTYGLGSYFGMVGNFLLGYIPYRLWRMLTSKEPGAWSPAMLARYLYVTLLASIACGVTVGWGLDILGLVPFHVLGPLISINNFVTAAILGPLLLPVLYKRVKQWGLLYHDVMDSADLSRGRLPHLAHVVMVLALFGSLYAGVSISLGLNEEAARTIPLLFGLEITAPESLLMPAGASVGMGLLPLMVLLVIACLLI; encoded by the coding sequence GTGCGAGAAGCCATCACGATGTGGAAGTATACCAGGATGGTCGTCCTGGTGGCCCTGACGGCAGCCATGTATGCCGCCGTTCTCATTCCCTTCAAGCTCCTTCCCATCATTCCCGGAATTACCGAACTCAGGCCGGCCAACGTTTTCCCGGTCATCTGTTCCCTCATGTTCGGACCCGCCGGTGCGTGGGGCGCCGCCTTCGGCAACCTGATCGGCGACCTGATGGGCGGCACATACGGGTTGGGCAGCTACTTCGGCATGGTCGGCAACTTCCTGCTCGGCTACATTCCCTACCGGTTATGGCGCATGCTTACCAGCAAAGAACCCGGTGCGTGGTCCCCGGCCATGCTGGCCCGGTACCTCTACGTTACGCTGCTGGCCAGCATCGCCTGCGGCGTAACGGTCGGCTGGGGGCTGGACATCCTGGGGCTCGTGCCCTTCCACGTGCTGGGGCCCCTGATTTCTATCAACAACTTCGTCACCGCGGCCATCCTGGGTCCGCTGCTTTTGCCCGTACTCTATAAACGGGTGAAACAGTGGGGCCTGCTCTATCACGACGTCATGGACTCCGCCGATCTCTCCAGGGGGCGGTTGCCCCATTTGGCCCACGTGGTCATGGTCCTGGCCCTCTTCGGCAGCCTGTACGCCGGGGTGTCCATCTCGCTGGGCCTGAACGAGGAAGCGGCCCGGACGATCCCGCTGCTGTTCGGCCTTGAAATCACCGCACCGGAAAGCCTGCTCATGCCGGCGGGCGCCAGTGTGGGCATGGGCCTGCTGCCTCTTATGGTCCTGCTCGTGATCGCCTGCTTGCTGATCTGA